The genomic region CCTGGAGGGAACCATGGCCGCCGTTGAAGATAAAGTTAAGCAGATCATCGTCGAACAGCTTCAGCTTTCTGAAGAAGAAGTGACCCCCGAAGCTTCCTTCATCGAAGATCTGGGTGCCGACTCTCTCGATCTTACCGAACTCATCA from Mailhella massiliensis harbors:
- a CDS encoding acyl carrier protein; translated protein: MAAVEDKVKQIIVEQLQLSEEEVTPEASFIEDLGADSLDLTELIMAFEEAFGVEIADEDAQKILKVKDAINYIESKQK